One Microvirga thermotolerans DNA window includes the following coding sequences:
- a CDS encoding threonine aldolase family protein, translating into MNFVSDNVVGASAPVMEALARANGGAMAAYGADEIARRVKERFAELFEREVAVFLVTTGTAANALALSSAVPPWGLCVCHREAHVIDDECGAPEFFMHGAKLVGLPGAGAKLDAGAVGAYLEGLPKSVKQMPPKALSISQATECGTVYRPEEIAALGALCRDHGMALHMDGARFANALVSLGCTPAEMTWKQGVDILSFGATKNGCLMAEAVVVFRPDLAESLAYRAKRAGQVISKGRLISAQLEGYFAADHWLDNARHANRMARLLAEGLMRLPGVRLAWPVEANEVFPVLPRAASEALRAAGAGFMEWTQASLPEGETIAADEALIRLVMSYATQEEEVRRFLQAASTALSRQAAE; encoded by the coding sequence ATGAACTTCGTGAGCGACAACGTCGTGGGGGCCAGCGCTCCGGTGATGGAGGCCCTCGCGCGGGCCAACGGGGGGGCGATGGCGGCCTACGGGGCCGACGAGATCGCCCGGCGCGTCAAGGAGCGCTTCGCCGAGCTCTTCGAGCGGGAGGTCGCCGTGTTCCTGGTGACGACGGGCACGGCGGCGAATGCGCTCGCCCTCTCCTCGGCGGTTCCGCCCTGGGGCCTGTGCGTCTGCCACCGGGAGGCGCACGTGATCGACGACGAATGCGGCGCGCCGGAGTTCTTCATGCACGGGGCCAAGCTTGTCGGGCTGCCCGGCGCCGGGGCCAAGCTCGATGCCGGCGCAGTCGGAGCCTATCTCGAGGGGCTGCCGAAATCGGTGAAGCAGATGCCGCCGAAGGCGCTTTCCATCTCCCAGGCGACGGAGTGCGGGACGGTCTACCGGCCCGAGGAGATCGCGGCGCTCGGCGCCCTGTGCCGCGATCATGGCATGGCGCTCCACATGGACGGCGCCCGCTTCGCGAATGCCCTCGTGTCCCTCGGCTGCACGCCCGCCGAGATGACCTGGAAACAGGGTGTCGACATCCTCTCCTTCGGCGCGACCAAGAACGGCTGCCTGATGGCCGAGGCCGTCGTGGTGTTCCGTCCCGACCTCGCGGAGTCGCTCGCCTACCGGGCCAAGCGGGCGGGACAGGTCATCTCGAAGGGGCGGCTGATCTCCGCCCAGCTGGAGGGCTACTTCGCCGCGGATCACTGGCTGGACAATGCCCGCCACGCGAACCGGATGGCGAGGCTGCTCGCGGAGGGGCTGATGCGGCTCCCGGGCGTGCGGCTCGCCTGGCCCGTGGAGGCGAACGAGGTCTTCCCCGTCCTTCCCCGCGCGGCGAGCGAGGCTCTCCGGGCGGCGGGCGCGGGATTCATGGAGTGGACGCAGGCGAGCCTTCCCGAGGGCGAGACGATCGCCGCGGACGAGGCGCTGATCAGGCTCGTGATGTCCTACGCCACGCAGGAGGAAGAGGTGCGCCGCTTCCTCCAGGCCGCCTCGACCGCGCTCTCGCGGCAGGCTGCGGAGTGA
- a CDS encoding Hsp20 family protein — protein sequence MRQFDLAPLYRNTVGFDRLFSMLDQFVGVDAAPSYPPYNIERTGENAYRISVAVAGFTDQDLAIEVKENTLSIRGERKTNSEERKPDILYQGIAARTFERRFQLADGVQVVGAALENGLLHVDLVREIPEAKKPRAIPIGTSGASRTIEAQKAA from the coding sequence ATGCGACAGTTCGACCTCGCCCCCCTTTACCGCAACACGGTCGGCTTCGACCGCCTGTTCTCGATGCTCGACCAGTTCGTCGGCGTCGACGCGGCCCCCAGCTATCCGCCCTACAACATCGAGCGCACCGGCGAGAACGCCTACCGCATCTCGGTCGCGGTGGCGGGTTTCACCGACCAGGACCTCGCCATCGAGGTGAAGGAGAACACCCTCTCGATCCGCGGCGAGAGGAAGACGAATTCCGAGGAGCGCAAGCCCGACATCCTCTACCAGGGCATCGCGGCGCGCACCTTCGAGCGGCGCTTCCAGCTCGCCGACGGCGTCCAGGTCGTGGGCGCGGCCCTCGAGAACGGCCTGCTCCATGTGGACCTCGTCCGCGAGATCCCCGAGGCCAAGAAGCCCCGGGCGATCCCGATCGGCACCAGCGGCGCCTCGCGCACCATCGAGGCCCAGAAAGCCGCGTAA
- a CDS encoding alpha/beta fold hydrolase, which translates to MQLVPTPNNPIPAEPNLVGVRTKDGLNLRAAWWMPATAKPRGTVCILQGRAEFVEKYFEVIGELLERDFAVVAFDWRGQGLSDRQVRNPRKGYVRSFADYRHDLEAVRDQVLLPLMPEPHFGLAHSMGGAIALSAAHESWLPFRRLVTTTPMIALGMIRTLRTAAVLMRILRWLGLGKAFVPGGGETSISTMPFKGNRLTGDPARYARNAEAATALGAGAIGAPTVAWLDSAFRFMKRFTDPAYALRIRLPTLILAAGADPVCATPATERFASRLKAGHAIVIPGARHEILMERDSIREQFWAAFDAFVPGSPNPLAEEPAADDAEGDEAEAASAAEELDGGRVDAPVAGRDDAPALSG; encoded by the coding sequence GTGCAGCTCGTTCCCACCCCGAACAACCCGATCCCGGCCGAGCCGAACCTCGTCGGCGTCAGGACGAAGGACGGCCTGAACCTTCGTGCCGCCTGGTGGATGCCCGCCACGGCGAAGCCGCGGGGAACGGTGTGCATCCTCCAGGGGCGGGCGGAGTTCGTCGAGAAGTATTTCGAGGTGATCGGCGAGCTGCTGGAACGGGACTTCGCCGTGGTGGCCTTCGACTGGCGCGGGCAGGGGCTCTCCGACCGGCAGGTGCGGAACCCGCGGAAGGGCTACGTCCGCAGCTTCGCCGATTACCGGCACGACCTGGAGGCCGTGCGGGACCAGGTGCTCCTTCCCCTCATGCCGGAGCCGCATTTCGGCCTGGCCCATTCCATGGGCGGAGCCATCGCCCTCAGCGCCGCCCACGAGAGCTGGCTGCCCTTCCGCCGGCTCGTGACGACGACGCCGATGATCGCGCTGGGCATGATCCGCACGCTGCGGACCGCCGCCGTCCTCATGCGCATCCTGCGGTGGCTCGGCCTCGGCAAGGCCTTCGTCCCCGGCGGCGGGGAGACATCGATCTCGACCATGCCCTTCAAGGGCAACCGGCTGACCGGCGACCCCGCGCGCTATGCCCGCAATGCGGAAGCCGCCACGGCCCTGGGCGCCGGCGCCATCGGCGCGCCGACCGTCGCCTGGCTCGATTCCGCCTTCCGCTTCATGAAGCGCTTCACCGATCCCGCCTACGCCCTCAGGATCCGCCTGCCGACCCTGATCCTGGCGGCGGGGGCGGATCCGGTCTGCGCGACGCCTGCCACGGAGCGCTTCGCGTCCCGCCTGAAGGCGGGCCACGCCATCGTGATCCCCGGCGCCCGCCACGAGATCCTGATGGAGCGGGATTCGATCCGGGAGCAGTTCTGGGCGGCCTTCGACGCCTTCGTGCCGGGCAGTCCGAATCCGCTGGCGGAGGAGCCGGCCGCGGACGATGCGGAGGGAGACGAAGCGGAAGCTGCCTCAGCGGCTGAGGAGCTCGACGGCGGCCGCGTGGACGCGCCGGTCGCCGGCCGCGACGATGCGCCCGCCCTGAGCGGCTGA
- the hisN gene encoding histidinol-phosphatase codes for MRLIDFTHFVNELATVSGRAILPFFRSSIAAEDKSRGGAFDPVTEADRASEAAMRQLIKRTFPTHGIVGEEFGSEQEDAEYVWVLDPIDGTRAFIAGLPTWGTLIGLTRHGRPAFGMMHQPFTGERFFGDGGRSTYSGPGGERKLMTRRCASLKDAVMSTTSPKLFAGEELRAYDRVESVARLARYGCDCYAYCMLAAGHIDLVVESGLKPYDIVALIPIIEGAGGIVTAWDGGSAAQGGRIVAAGDRRVHAAAVELLSR; via the coding sequence ATGAGGCTCATCGACTTCACGCACTTCGTCAATGAGCTCGCGACCGTCTCGGGCCGGGCCATCCTGCCCTTCTTCCGCAGCAGCATCGCCGCCGAGGACAAGTCCCGGGGCGGCGCCTTCGACCCGGTGACCGAGGCCGACCGGGCGAGCGAAGCCGCCATGCGCCAGCTCATCAAGCGCACCTTCCCCACCCACGGCATCGTGGGGGAGGAGTTCGGGTCGGAGCAGGAGGACGCGGAATACGTCTGGGTGCTCGATCCCATCGACGGCACCCGCGCCTTCATCGCCGGGCTTCCCACCTGGGGCACCCTGATCGGCCTGACCCGGCACGGCCGGCCGGCATTCGGCATGATGCACCAGCCCTTCACGGGCGAGCGCTTCTTCGGGGACGGCGGCCGCTCGACCTATTCCGGGCCGGGGGGCGAGCGCAAGCTGATGACCCGCCGCTGCGCCTCCCTGAAGGACGCCGTCATGTCCACCACGAGCCCCAAGCTCTTCGCCGGCGAGGAGCTGCGCGCCTACGACCGGGTGGAGAGCGTGGCGCGGCTCGCCCGCTACGGCTGCGACTGCTACGCCTACTGCATGCTGGCGGCCGGGCACATCGACCTGGTGGTGGAGTCCGGGCTCAAGCCCTACGACATCGTCGCCCTGATCCCGATCATCGAGGGCGCCGGCGGGATCGTGACCGCCTGGGACGGCGGGTCAGCCGCTCAGGGCGGGCGCATCGTCGCGGCCGGCGACCGGCGCGTCCACGCGGCCGCCGTCGAGCTCCTCAGCCGCTGA
- a CDS encoding PsiF family protein: MKAIAAALAMILCAGGALAAESSCAAQATEKKLAGAAKTSFMTKCERDMKASCDAQAAEKKLSGAAKTSFTSKCVKDSVGM; the protein is encoded by the coding sequence ATGAAAGCGATTGCAGCCGCCCTTGCGATGATCCTGTGCGCCGGGGGCGCCCTGGCCGCCGAGAGCTCATGCGCAGCCCAGGCCACGGAAAAGAAGCTGGCGGGCGCGGCCAAGACGAGCTTCATGACCAAATGCGAGCGGGACATGAAGGCCTCCTGCGATGCGCAGGCGGCCGAGAAGAAGCTCAGCGGCGCGGCCAAGACGAGCTTCACCAGCAAGTGCGTGAAGGATTCCGTCGGCATGTGA